A section of the Myxococcus xanthus genome encodes:
- a CDS encoding DUF4129 domain-containing protein, producing the protein MPSLPLLLLLASLPCAEREDITLDLRETAEYRPAGFADEASTLSARLGGIPLPPVQDGDTAPERAEQIARFLKEACDVQALANSPSAVPPPPTEPERLEAILDRPEFARARQRHGDALKRIMREVTAWLEGLFESRGAQGFAVATRAVMLGLALALILWSVLRLRARRGRKAAHVSASSAANAEPLVLDSPAEHLRRARAALSTDAREAIREGLLSLLSSLEERRLARPDRVRTNRELAAELPGRGASAALVREVERLMGWYDRTFYSLAPVAPEEAARFVTEVESLNGTLATEGAR; encoded by the coding sequence GTGCCGAGCCTGCCCCTCCTCCTGCTGCTGGCCTCCCTGCCCTGCGCCGAGCGCGAGGACATCACCCTGGACCTGCGCGAGACGGCCGAATACCGCCCGGCCGGATTCGCCGATGAAGCGAGCACGCTGTCAGCACGCCTGGGCGGAATCCCGCTGCCTCCCGTCCAGGACGGGGACACCGCCCCCGAGCGCGCGGAGCAGATCGCGCGCTTCCTGAAGGAGGCCTGCGACGTCCAGGCGTTGGCGAACAGCCCCAGCGCCGTCCCGCCCCCACCGACAGAACCCGAGCGGCTGGAGGCCATCCTCGACCGGCCCGAGTTCGCCCGCGCGCGCCAGCGGCACGGCGATGCCCTGAAGCGCATCATGCGAGAGGTGACGGCGTGGCTGGAGGGCCTCTTCGAATCCAGGGGAGCTCAGGGCTTCGCGGTGGCCACGCGCGCGGTAATGCTGGGGCTGGCGCTCGCGCTCATCCTGTGGAGCGTGCTCCGGCTCCGCGCGCGGCGTGGACGCAAGGCGGCGCATGTCTCCGCCTCCTCCGCAGCGAACGCGGAGCCGTTGGTCCTGGACTCCCCGGCCGAACACCTGCGCAGGGCCCGGGCGGCGCTCTCCACGGATGCACGCGAAGCCATCCGGGAAGGATTGTTGAGCCTGCTGTCCTCACTGGAGGAGCGGCGGCTGGCCCGGCCAGACCGTGTGCGAACGAACCGTGAGCTGGCGGCGGAGCTGCCGGGCCGCGGCGCGTCCGCGGCGCTGGTGCGCGAGGTGGAGCGGCTGATGGGCTGGTACGACCGGACCTTCTATTCGCTCGCGCCGGTGGCGCCGGAGGAAGCCGCCCGCTTCGTCACCGAGGTCGAGTCGCTGAATGGAACCCTGGCCACGGAGGGCGCACGGTGA
- a CDS encoding DUF4350 domain-containing protein: protein MTNSRTVVFFGVLIALALAVGLSTRRDAPDSPVPTVENTAPQGARALYLYLREGGRAVDTLLTPLEAIPPDTRTLVLAAPEGRPVTTEEVTELERFVQEGGTLVYLSPRELGKHQAALEGWLHLESGLMLPASSRGLDSTLSDVGGTTVDVWLPVGPLHGLSQLRVSQDRGLRMGHDDAVPVAGMGGAVAVWRRAMGKGEVYVLAGSDLLENRRLELLDNLRFWEALAARGPLLFDEYHHQLAPPPPFSRGIWVFTAQVLAVGLLYVVSRGTRFGAPRPLRVERHRSALEYVRSMGWLMRRAKVEKELLPELDQALRQQMQERLGIPMGLSDEDAARLMEQDGGVSATEYLEAKADLTRTHAQPTVAPADYARVARRYAHLERALAGREARA, encoded by the coding sequence GTGACGAACTCCCGGACCGTCGTCTTCTTCGGAGTGCTCATCGCGCTGGCCCTGGCGGTGGGCCTGTCCACGCGCAGGGACGCGCCTGACTCACCGGTGCCCACTGTGGAGAACACGGCGCCGCAGGGTGCTCGCGCGCTCTATCTGTACCTCCGCGAGGGGGGCCGGGCCGTGGACACGCTGCTGACGCCGCTCGAAGCCATTCCCCCTGACACGCGCACCCTGGTGCTCGCGGCGCCCGAGGGCCGGCCCGTGACGACGGAAGAAGTCACCGAGCTGGAACGCTTCGTCCAGGAAGGCGGGACGCTCGTGTACCTGTCGCCCCGCGAGTTGGGGAAACATCAAGCGGCGCTCGAGGGATGGCTGCATCTGGAGTCCGGGCTGATGCTACCCGCCAGCAGCCGCGGCCTGGACTCGACGCTGTCCGACGTGGGCGGGACCACCGTGGACGTATGGCTGCCCGTGGGTCCCCTCCACGGACTCTCCCAGCTTCGAGTCTCCCAGGACCGGGGCCTGCGCATGGGCCACGATGACGCCGTGCCCGTCGCCGGCATGGGCGGCGCGGTGGCGGTGTGGCGCAGGGCCATGGGCAAGGGCGAGGTGTACGTGCTGGCCGGTTCGGACCTGCTGGAGAACCGGCGCCTGGAGCTGCTGGACAACCTGCGCTTCTGGGAAGCGCTGGCTGCCCGCGGGCCCCTGCTGTTCGACGAGTACCACCACCAGCTCGCGCCGCCGCCCCCCTTCTCCCGTGGCATCTGGGTCTTCACGGCGCAGGTGCTGGCGGTGGGTCTGCTCTACGTCGTGTCGCGAGGCACACGCTTCGGAGCGCCGCGCCCGTTGCGCGTGGAACGCCACCGGTCCGCGCTGGAGTACGTGCGCAGCATGGGCTGGCTGATGCGCCGCGCGAAGGTGGAGAAGGAGTTGCTACCCGAGCTGGACCAGGCCCTGCGCCAGCAGATGCAGGAGCGCCTGGGCATCCCCATGGGCCTGTCGGACGAGGACGCCGCGCGCCTGATGGAACAGGACGGAGGCGTCTCCGCCACCGAGTACCTGGAGGCGAAGGCCGACCTTACGCGGACCCACGCGCAGCCCACCGTGGCACCGGCGGACTACGCGCGGGTGGCCCGCCGCTACGCCCACCTGGAGCGGGCGCTGGCGGGCCGCGAAGCCCGCGCCTAG
- the exoP gene encoding spore coat polysaccharide biosynthesis glycosyltransferase ExoP → MRRSDELDLARRALRGRDLVVFSNDWDGDPLSKVHIMRILSRENRILWVNSIGNRAPKANAHDVKRIIDKLGRFTEGVREVEPNIHVLSPLAIPFYGSELVRGANRQLLRLQVLRAMKKLGFQKPISWSFLPASAPVSGTLGEAFVIYHCVDEFSAFSDTNGRHIAELEERLLKRADLCITSAERLRENKARVNPRTVLVRHGTDFTHFVKACDPATTIPTDIARLPKPIIGFFGLVADWVDQEAIIATARAHPGGSVVIIGKTTPDCDDSALRAEPNIHMLGRKRYADLPGYSKAFDVALMPFKVSELTLNANPLKVREYLASGLPVVSTDLPEVRKVGLCKIAKDTEDFVRKVDECLADKPGPNRERAERIFGESWDARVDEIRHHVGAALMADGKAL, encoded by the coding sequence ATGCGGCGCAGTGATGAGTTGGACCTCGCGCGCAGGGCACTGCGCGGACGTGACCTGGTGGTGTTCTCCAACGACTGGGATGGGGACCCGCTGTCGAAGGTCCACATCATGCGGATTCTCTCCCGGGAGAACCGCATCCTCTGGGTGAACAGCATCGGCAACCGCGCGCCGAAGGCCAACGCGCATGACGTGAAGCGCATCATCGACAAGCTGGGCCGCTTCACCGAAGGCGTCCGCGAGGTGGAGCCCAACATCCACGTTCTGTCGCCGCTGGCCATTCCCTTCTATGGCTCGGAGCTGGTGCGCGGCGCCAACCGGCAGTTGCTGCGGCTCCAGGTGCTGCGGGCGATGAAGAAGCTGGGCTTCCAGAAGCCCATCTCCTGGAGCTTCCTGCCCGCGTCCGCGCCGGTGTCCGGCACGCTGGGCGAGGCGTTCGTCATCTACCACTGTGTGGACGAGTTCTCCGCCTTCAGCGACACCAATGGCCGCCACATCGCGGAGCTGGAGGAGCGGCTGCTCAAGCGCGCCGACCTCTGCATCACCTCCGCCGAGCGGCTGCGTGAGAACAAGGCCCGCGTCAATCCGCGCACGGTGCTGGTGCGGCATGGCACCGACTTCACCCACTTCGTGAAGGCGTGCGACCCGGCCACGACGATTCCCACGGACATCGCCCGTCTGCCCAAACCCATCATCGGCTTCTTCGGGCTGGTGGCGGACTGGGTGGACCAGGAGGCCATCATCGCCACGGCCCGCGCCCACCCGGGAGGCTCGGTGGTCATCATCGGCAAGACGACGCCGGACTGTGACGACTCCGCGCTGCGCGCCGAGCCGAACATCCACATGCTGGGTCGCAAGCGGTACGCGGACCTGCCCGGCTACAGCAAGGCATTCGACGTGGCGCTCATGCCGTTCAAGGTCAGCGAGCTGACGCTCAACGCCAATCCGCTTAAGGTGCGTGAGTACCTGGCGTCCGGCCTGCCCGTGGTGTCCACGGACCTGCCGGAGGTCCGCAAGGTGGGGCTCTGCAAGATTGCCAAGGACACCGAGGACTTCGTGCGCAAGGTGGACGAGTGTCTGGCGGACAAACCCGGTCCGAACCGCGAGCGCGCCGAGCGCATCTTCGGCGAGAGCTGGGACGCGCGCGTGGATGAGATTCGCCACCACGTGGGCGCGGCGCTCATGGCGGACGGCAAGGCGCTCTGA